CTACAACCACCGAATACGCCGACCCCAACCAAGCCTGATCTGCGCCAGGTCTGCGATCGAATGCTGCTCGATTGGGAAAAAACCTTTGGTGAGCACGGCAGCTTGCAGCCACATATCGATCGCTGGTTTTTTATTCGCTACGGCGAGGGCGGCTATCATGTGCGGTTGCGCTACCAAAGCCCGCCCGAACAGCGCACAACCACGATTGATCCGTTGCTGGATGCCGAGTTGTTGCGCTTTTTTCAAGAGCATGCGGCGACTGTCGGTTTGGCGCAAACGCCACGGGCAATTGATGAACTGTATGCAGCAGGCTACCTGCGCGATCTGACCTACGAGCCAGAATATGCCAAGTATGCTGGCACGCTGGGCATGGCTTTGGCCGAACAGCATTTTGCCTATTCCAGTGCGATTTGCCTGCGGGTATTGCAGGCCAGTGCAGCTAGTGGCGTGGCTCGCTCGTTTTGGGTGCTTGAATTAGTGCACGATCTGCTGGAGCAATTTAGCCCTGATCCGTATGTCCAAGCCTTGATTGTGCGCAGCTACCTCGATTATTGGATTGCCCAAGTGGTGGGTGATCGGGCAGTCTTTATTCAAGGCTTGGAGCAACATTACGAGCGCCAAGCACCGGTAATTCGCCAGCGTTTGGGCAGCTTGCGCCACAACCAACAGTATCCATTATTTGCTGATTGGCGCGAACATCTGCGCAGCCATTTTGCTGATTTGCAGCTAGCAGAGGCCAAGCAACAACTCCAATCGAGCGTAACAGCGCATTTTCAGCGCTATCAGGCTGAACTGCCAGCCATTTTGGCCGAATATCCACTGACTGGCTTGCTCTTTGTGCCCAATTATCTGCATTTGGTGCAAAATCGCTTGGGCTTGAGCATTATGCAAGAGCTGCAATTGCTGTATATGCTGTATCGTGTGCAAATTGCTGAACTCGATATTGCGCCAACCAGTGTGCCGTTGATTTTGGAGCCACGCTAGAACCTATATCGCTTTTAGTATCGCTTAGCCTCTCGTTTTCCGGGAGGCTAAATTGTTTAATTGAGCTAGCTGAATACCCTATTGAAGGAGGAAGCGATGGCTCCAGTATTGGTCGTAGAACATCTGCAAAAACACTATGGCAATCATAAAGCAGTCAAAGATGTTTCATTCAGTGTTGAGGCTGGGGAGATTTTTGGGATTGTTGGCCCGAACGGGGCCGGAAAAACGTCATCGGTGGAATGTATTATTGGCCTACGTCCGGCAACTGCTGGCACGATTCAGCTTTTGGGTCGCGATTTGAAGCAGCATGGCCCATATATTCGCAGCAAAATTGGCGTGCAACTGCAACAAGCAACCTTACCGGATCGCCTGACGGTGGCCGAAGCATTGCAACTGTTTGGCTCGTTTTATCCCCAAGCGCGGCCTTGGCAAAAAGTGATTGAGGAATGGGGCTTGGCCGAGCAAGCCAAAACCGCCTTTGCTAATCTCTCTGGTGGCCAAAAGCAACGCTTATTTATTGCGCTTAGCCTGATCCACGACCCCGAAATTGTGTTTCTCGATGAATTGACGACTGGTCTTGACCCACAGGCGCGGCGGATTACCTGGAATTTAATTCAAGATGTGCGCAAACGTGGCAAAACCGTAGTTTTGGTCACCCACTTTATGGAAGAAGTTGAGCGTTTATGCGACCGAATTGCGGTAATCGATCAAGGCACCGTGATTGCGCTGGATACGCCAGATCGCATGATTGCGGCTTATCAACATGATTTGCGCCAACAACCAGTGCCCAGCCGCGACCTGCCGCACCCCGAACGAGTAACCTTTGAAGATGTCTTTTTACGCTTGATCGGCCAGCCAGCCCATTAATCGCCCTTAATTCAGGAGGAAGTATGCACGCTTTTTGGCAAATTGTACGAACTGAATTGCGCTTGATGGGGCGTGATCTGACCAACCTTAGCTTTATTGTGTTTTTTCCAGCGGTGATGGCCTTGGTTTTGGGGTTACAAATGCCCGCTGGACCGAGCCAAACCGCCAATGCCTTGATGATGTTGGCGTTTGGCCCGATGATTTTTGGGATTATGGCGTTTCCGATGAGCTTGGTGAATTATCGGGAGCGTGGTATGTTGCGGCGCTTGCAAATCACCCCAATCTCGCCGCTACGCTATTTGTTAGCTCAAGCCTTGGTTGGCTTGTTGTTGGTATTACTAGGCGGCTTGGTTGTTTTAATCCTCAGTGTAGTAGTTTTAAAATTGCCGTTGCCTGCCAACCCACTTGGCTTGATTGCCAGCTTTTTAGTTGGGGCAATCGCCTTTTCGGCCTTGGGCGCTTTGCTTGGCAGTCGTATTCGCAATACCCGCAGTATCCAAGTTGTTAGCATTTTGGTGTTTGGAGCGATGGCGGTGGTGCTGGTTTCGAGCACAACCAACCAATCGGGCCTGCTTCAACAAATTGGCGCTTGGGTGCCTGCACGCCATTTGGTGCAATTAATCGAAGCAAATTGGTTGGGATTAAGTTTTAATATTTGGCCAAGTTTGGCTGTATTGGCCTTGTTAACTGTGGTCAGCCTTGGCTCGGCAACCAAATTATTTCGCTGGGAATAGACCATTAGCAAGCCCTAAACCCATTCTTATGCTAATCAGCTAGGGGTGGGTTTTTAGTTGTTTAGCAAGATTGTTAAGTAACTTGAAATTGATTCTTGACAATTCTGTTTAACTATGTTATAAATAGCGCATACAAATAAATATCACTTGCGTAACTCATCCAGAGGGGTGGAGGGATCGGCCCTATGAAACCCCGGCAACCGCAGGCAGCAATGCTTGGACTGGTGCTAAGTCCGACAGAATCATTCTGGAAGATGAGGGGCGGCGCACAAACCTATCTTTCGATGGTTACTTACAGCCTCTCATCAACTGATGAGAGGTTTTTTGGTTCGTAGGCACTGAAGCCTATCGCAATGGCGCGAATCGGAACAACCGTAGCATTCGAAGATTATATACAAGGAGTCCTGATCATGGCTGACGAAGTGAAATTCAACCGATTCGAAACCTTAGCGCTCCATGGTGGTCAAAAACCCGATCCAACCACTGGTTCGCGGGCTGTGCCAATTTACCAAACCACCTCGTATGCCTTTCGGGATACCGACCATGCTGCGGCGTTGTTCTCATTGGCCGAGCCTGGTAACATTTATACGCGGATTATGAATCCCACCAACGATGTGTTTGAGCAACGCTTGGCTTTGCTCGAAGGTGGGATTGGCGCTTTGGCACTTTCATCAGGCCAAGCCGCTGAAACCTTTGCGATTTTGAACGTCGCTGAAGCTGGCGATAACATCGTTTCAGCAACCAACTTGTATGGTGGCACTTACAACTTATTCCATCACACCTTGCCACGTTGGGGCGTGCAAACCCGCTTCGTCGATGCTAGCGACCCAGAAAACTTCCGCGCTGCGGTAGACGAACGCACCAAAGCTTTCTACTTGGAAAGCATTGGCAATCCCAAGTTGCAAATCCCTGATTTTGAAAAGATTGCCCAAATTGCCCATGAAGTTGGCGTGCCGTTGATTGTCGATAACACTGCTGCAACTCCATTCTTGTTGCGGCCAATCGAGCACGGTGCAGACATCGTTGTGCACTCAGCAACCAAATTTATTGGTGGCCACGGCACGACGATTGGTGGGGTGATTGTTGATGCAGGCAAGTTCGATTGGGCTGCCAGCGGTCGCTTCACCCAATACACCACGCCTGATCAATCGTATCACGGCTTGCGCTTTGCTGATTTGGGCGCACCAGCCTACATTCTCAAAGCTCGGGTGCAATTGTTGCGCGACTTTGGTTCATGTCTCAGCCCATTCAACTCGTTCTTGTTGTTGCAAGGCTTAGAAACTCTGCACCTGCGCTTGGAACGCCACGTTCAAAACGCTGCGGCTGTTGCCAAGTTCTTAACTGAACATAAGAATGTCGAATGGGTCAACTACCCAGGCTTGCCCGGCCACCCATCATACGAATTGGCGCAAAAGTATCTTCCCAAGGGTGCTGGTGCCTTGGTTGGCTTTGGGCTTAAAGGTGGTTTGGCTGCTGGTCGGAGCTTTATCGATAAGTTGCAATTGTTCTCGCACTTGGCCAACATTGGCGACTCGAAGTCGTTGGCAATTCACCCAGCGACCACGACTCACCAACAATTGACCGATGAAGAACGCTTGGCAACGGGTGTGACCGCCGATTACGTTCGTTTGTCAGTGGGTACGGAAGCTATCGACGATATTCTCGCCGATTTGGAACAAGCCCTTGCTTAATCGCTTAGTGCCAGCAGTGAGAGTGTGTTGACACTGCTGCATGTCAGGGAGTTGCGACCCTAACCGAAATTGTACGGGTGGATGCTCAACTGCTGCTGAGCATCCACAGACCAAGGAGTTCCCGATGTCGCATAATCATGATTTACTCAAGCCTTTACGCTCGGCCCATGGCGAGTTTGTTACAACCGTTCTTGCCCAGGCCAAAGCGGCAAATCCTGCACCGTTAGTTGAACAATTGGTAGCCCACAATCGCTGGGCTGTGGCACAACTCCGCGCCGTGCCGCAGCGAGCTGGAGCAATGCCCCCTGCTTCTGGCACCATGATCGATGTTAGTGGAATGCTAGCCGAATTGGCTGCGAGCTGTGCAGATTTGGGGGCGGCTGTCCGCGATTTACCAGCGGAAGCAGTTGAGTGCGGTTCAAGCATGGTCGATGCGATCATCGGGTACTATCACGAACAAACCGCCCGCTTGCGCCAAGGAGGTACGCGGCTATGACCGATACCGTCACCTTGGGCGATGTGCCGACCGTTACCCAACCTGCTTGGGGACGGTCGGTTGGCTTTGTAACGCCGCAAGTGCAGATCTTCACTGAGCCGTTTCGCACTGCGAGCGGCGCTTTGATTCCAGCACCATGGCAACTAAGCTATGAAACCTATGGAAAACTTAATGCCGATCGCTCAAATGTGATTTTGCTGTGCCATGCGCTATCGGGCGATGCCCATGCTGCTGGTCGATATAGTGTTCACGATAGCAAAGCTGGTTGGTGCGAACCCTTTATTGGCCCAGGCCGCGCCTTTGATACCGACCGCTATTTTGTGATTTGCTCGAATATTTTGGGTGGTTGTGGTGGCTCAACTGGGCCATCATCACTGCATCCCCACACCGGAACCCACTGGGGCAGCCGTTTTCCAGTTTTGACGATTGGCGATATCGTGGCGGCCCAAGTGCGCTTGCTTGATGCTTTGGGAATTGAACGCTTACTGGCGGTTGCAGGTGGCTCACTTGGTGGCATGCAAGCGCTCGAATGGGCGGCGAGCTGGGGTGATCGGGTGCGAGGTGTGATTGCCTTAGCGACCACGGCACGTTCCTCGGCTATGGCCATGGCTTTGAGTGCAGTTGGTCGCCAGGCGATTGTCAGTGATCCCGATTGGCGCGGCGGCGATTATTATGGCACGGCTGGCCCAGCTAATGGCTTAGCCACCGCCCGCCGGATCGGCCATATCAGCTATTTGAGTGCTGAAGCCTTAGAAGAAAAGTTCGATCGGCGTTGGCAGCACGAAGCCTCACCACAATGGAGCCATCAGCCCGAATTTGCGGTCGAGAGCTATCTTGATTATCAAGGGCGAGCGTTTGTGCAGCGCTTTGATGCCAACAGCTATTTGGTGATTTCGCGGGCTATGGATTATTTTGATTTGGGTCAGCGAGTTGGTGGTCTCTCCACAGCCTTTGCTAACACCCAAGCGCGATTTTTTGTGGCGACATGGAGCAGCGATTGGCTCTACCCTGAGCGTGATGGCGAGATCATTCAACAAGCAGCGCAGGCAGCTGGCCGTGCGGTTGTGCATTATCCCTTTCATAGCACCAAAGGCCATGATGCCTTTTTGCTTGAAGATGCTCAACTAACCCCGCCGTTGATCGATTGGCTTGCTAGTTTAAGCGCCTAAAATAATCAACGCCCCGCACTTGCGGGGCGTTTTTGCTTGGAGATGGATGATTACTTAGCGACTACCAAGGATGCGGACAGCCCGTTCGCGTAATTTATCGGCCAATTGCGTCGCATTCGGGCGACCAACCAACAAACGAATTGACTCCTCGAATGCGCTGATTGCAGCATGAACTTGCTCGTTGGAAGCATTATTGGCAGTTGGCTCGATGCCAACTCGACGATAGGCCTCGGAGAGCAAGACGCTGGCTGAATTGCCTAAGGCTCCACGGGCCATCTCCTCGAATTGAGGAAACAACGACTCAGCCAGATTCAGCTCTTTTTTTTCGATTAAGCCATTGCGCAATAAATTTGCCACGATTTCGCACGAGCGAAACCAACCTAAACCAGTGCGTTCAGCGATCAAAGCAACAGTATTTTTGCCATTGATCATCGTCAGCACGCGCCATTCATCGGCAGCGAGATTAATATCCCGCGAGCCGGTATCGGGATTTTGCACCAAGCGCAGGACGACATTGGTATTGGGCACAAACTGCTCAATTTCGGCCCAGCGATCTTGGCGATCGATCCCTTCCATAATGATCATCTCGTTGGATGAAGTAATTGTTGGCGGTGGCACAGCTTGTTCATAAAAACGGAACTGACCTTCGTGGAACGTGAAGAAGGTCAGGGCAGCCTCGAGCGGCTCCAAATTGCCAAGCGTTGCACCAGTAATCCGGCCATCACGAAAATACAGGTAGCCCTCAACCGATTCATCGCCTTGGAGCGCCTGAACATGAGTTGCGCCTGTTTTTTTACTCAAGTCAACGAGTTGAATCAGGTCGGAGATACTCAGATCTCGCAAATTACCTTCAAGTGCCATACGGTGACCCTACGGACAATAACTGGCAGGCGAGGCTGCCAGTTGAGACATGGTTTAGAGTTTGCTAATCACGAGTTTGCTAATGGCTTTGAGTGTATCGAATACACCTACGCCAGTGGTTGCGACGGCCTCATAGCGTTGCCAGCCCAACGGATTCAAATATTTATCCATGACTGGGGTGGGCAATGCACCGGGCATATCACGTTTATTATATTGCAACACGATGGGGAATTCGCTGAACTTCTTGTTTTGGCGAGTGATATTACGGGCCAACTCTTGCAAACTTTTGATATCTTCTTGGAGCTTATCACGTTGCGAGTCGGCGACGAAGACCACCCCATCGGCCCCATTCAGCACGGCGACGCGGGTGCGTTCGTACAAAATTTGGCCAGGAACCGTGTACAAATGGAAACGGGTTGAGAAACCGCGCACCTTACCTAGGTCGAGCGGTAGAAAGTCAAAAAAGAGCGTGCGTTCGGTCTCGGTTGCAATCGACAATAGATCGCCTTTTGCTTCGCGGGGTACTTGGCTGTGAATATACTGCAAATTAGTCGTTTTGCCACACATACCGGGGCCATAATAGACAATTTTACAGTGAATTTCGCGAACCCCTACGTTGATAATCGCCATAGGTCCTCTCAAAACATAGTCTGAAGCGTATGCTAAAAAACCCCAGACAGCAACCGACTAGGAAGGGTATAAGTCAGCCTAGTCGCGGAAAAGCAAATCAATCGTATCTTCCATGGAAGTACGGAAATTGCTCCCCAACACTTCATCTCGCGATTTGTGTTGTTTCCGCACGCGCTCCAAGACGGAGGCGAGTTCTTCGGTCGCCTTTTTGGTCAAGACCTTCACCAGCCCAATGTGCGTACCCTTATTGAAAATAATGGTCAAAATCCATTGGTCATCGATCAAGGCGATAAAGAGATTTTCGCGCACGCCTTGTTGCAAGAGCATGCGGAAATCCTTTTCACGCAACAGTTTCGCGATCTGTTGAGATGAGGCGAACGATCCGGCGATCAACGCGCCCAAGGCCGTGGTATCTTGGCGATTGCCATCACCCGAAGCGGCAATAACCTGGCCACTTTTGTCGAGCAGCAACGCATAGTTACCGCCAGTATCTTCCACAAGGCGCGTTAAACATTCGTCAATATGGGCGACTTCCTCTGGCGGAACAATTAAACTAGCTAGTTGTGGATCCATACGTGCCACCTATCCATGGTCTGGAGTGCGAAGTATTTTCCAAGCAAAGACGAGCGATTACGGCTCATTATAGCACAGGACGTTCCAATATAACATGCTTTCTTGACGATTTTGCCAAAAATAGCCTGCTAGCTGCTTAGATCGCGGCCAAGGCTGCATCTAAGTTGGCACGATGGGCTTGAGCCATATAGCGTAACTTGCCTAACAGTTCGCGTGAACTGGTTAGCACGACCAGCATAGCATCGCTGCTGACTGGTTCGAGTAGGATCAAGCCTTGATCATATTCGAGCACAGTTTGCACCGAGCCACCTTTGTTGATTTCCCGACCGAGCGCCTCAGCCATGGCTAAGCCATTCGATGCTACCGCGCAGATCGCGTCAACATCAACCCCAGAACGCGCTGAGCTTTCAATTAAAAGACCATCGGTTCCTGCAACCGCAGCGAGTTCTACGTTTTCCAGTGTGCGAAATTGATTTAGCACATCACGCAGTGTCTTGCTCATGGAGGTGTGCTCTCCTTCGAACTACGAGAATGAAGAATCCGAGGATCGTCGCCGTAATCGTGCCGTTGGTCGCGCTCGCAGCCGTTTGAGGCGGCTACGGGCTTCTTTCGGCGGTCGCCCCGTTCGGATATTGCGCAGCGAATCAATTGTGGCAACTATCGCACGATCCGCCCAGCCATAAATCGTTGGCCGACTTTTGCTCAGCTCGTGAGCAAGTTGCGTGACGTTGGTTTTGTATTCAGGGTCGAAGGTGGCAAGGTTGATCCGCGCCGAGGCGATAATTTGGTGTATCTCCTCGTCGGTGAGTTGATAATCATTGATCAGTTTGCTGGCACGTTTACCCGCTCGATCAAATTGCATGCCATTGCTCCTTTGGATTGCCGATGGAGCGCTCCTCTTCATGGTACAGACCCAACGTTGTGCTTTGGACGAATTGTGGTGGCTCATCTTAGCATAGGATAGACAGGGTGTCTAGAGGAGTTTGTAAATAGTAATACCTAGGACTTTTGGGGCATAGGCCAGCTTGTAATCAATCTAACGCGCTATTTTAGCCCTCTCACCCAGCGTAAGTCTTGACACTTTTTAATTTGAATATCCCCCATCATTAACCGTTAGTTGCGCACATTAACGCACAAAGTCATGCTGAACTGCGCCCAAAGTACTATGGGGATCATGGACAAAGCGTGGTATTATCGCTCCCATGAGATGATCAGGCTCGATCATGGAGGATCTTGCCTGACATTTATTGTGTTTAGCCTCTTTGTCCTTTTTTTATTCTACTAGCTGTTGTCGTTGTTAAACTTCGCGGAGGATTCGTTTTTATGGTCTTTTTCGCTCGTTCAAGGGATTTGTTGCCCCGCTTGCTGAGCGGGTTGCTGCTGCTGACCTTGATCATTACGGGGTTGTTGGTGCAGTCGCAGGCCCAGGCTCAAACTGCCCAACCACAGGCTGTTGCCACTAGTGCCACAACGACGATGTTTAGTTGGCAAGATGGCGCAACCGTGCCGCAACCACGTTTTGAATCGCAAGGGGTCTTTGTCAATGGCAAGTTGTATGTAATTGGTGGCTTTATTAGTTGTTGTACCCAAATTAATGCCACCGATTTGGTCGATGTTTATGATTTGGCCAGCAATACCTGGCAACGGATCGCCAGTATTCCCGAGGCGATCAGCCATGCCCCAGTTGTTGCCGATGGCACCAATATCTATGTTCTCGGTGGCTATTCGGGCAATAATCCTGGTGGTAGCACCAACCACGTTTGGAAGTTAAACACGCTCACCAATACATGGACGCGTGGCATCGATTTGCCCGTTGCTCGCGGTGGCGCTGGCGCAGCGATTGTTAATCGTAAAATTTATTTCTTCGGTGGTGCTGTGCGTACCGCTGGCGTATTTGATGATACCGACTTCGGCGACCACTATATGCTCGATTTGAGCCTCGCTAACCCAACTTGGGTTTCACGCGCTGCCATGCCTAACCCACGTAACCACACCGCTGCTGGCGTGGTCGATGGCAAAATTTACGCCGTCGGCGGCCAGCATGGTAAAGCCGAAGAATCGGCCAACCAAGCCGAGGTTGATCGTTATGATCCCGCAACCAATACGTGGACACGGGTCGCTGATATGCCGATTCCCAAAGGCCATACGTCATCATCAACCTTTGGCTATCGTGGCCGTTTATTGGTGATTGGTGGCTCGATCAATGGTGGTACCAGCGGCCTTGCTTCGGCTGATGTGCTGATGTACGACCCTAAAAGCGATGTTTGGATGAAGTTAGTTTCGTTGCCAGCCTATCGTAAAACCCCAGTTGCCGATGTTTGGAATAACAAACTTGTGGTGACGACTGGCGGCGGTTATGGCCAAACCGATACCACCTGGATTGGCAATTTGCCCGATTCATGGGAAGCTAATGGCAACATGCCTGTGCCATTGGGTGAGGTTGCCAGTGGAATTATCGGCAACAAAATGTATGTTGTCGGTCAAGGCAATGCTGCAACCTTGCGCTACAACTTGACGACTGGCAGCTATAGCTCAACCACCACTTTGGCTCAACGGGCCTTGCGTGGCAATCACCACGCTGCCGAAGTAATCAACGGTAAATTCTATTTATTTGGTGGCCTCGATAACAGTAGTGATGGTAAAGTCCAAATCTATGATCCTGTGTCCAACACCTGGGCCATGGGCGCGGATATGCCGTTTGCCGCTGGGGCTAGCTCCTCAGCCGTGATCAATGGCTATGCCTATGTTGCTGGCGGGATTATCAATGGCAGTACAACCACCCGTGTAGCCCGCTATGATCCAGTCGCGAACACTTGGACTGAAGTTGCCGCCATGCCGCGCGGTCGCAATCACGCTGCTTCGGCGACTGATGGTAGCAAATTGTATGTCTTTGGTGGGCGTGGGCCAGGCAGCGGCGATGGCAATAATGTTGCTAATGGCTTTGATACTGTCCAAATTTATGATCCTGTCAGCAATTCATGGCGCTCAAGCATGACCGATGCAACGATTGCGCCATTGCCGCAAGCCCGTGGTGGCATGGGCAAAGCGGTTTATTATGATGGTGAGTTTTATATTTTTGGCGGTGAAACGCTTGATGGTGCAGGCGCGGTCACTGGCAATGTGTATGATCGGGTTGATATTTACAATCCAATTCTTAACCGCTGGCGCACTGGTTCGCCTATGCCAACCGCCCGCCATGGCATCTTCCCCGTGATCAACGGCGGACGAATTTACATTGCTGGGGGTGGCACGGTTGCGGGCTTTAGCCAAACCAACATCACCGAAATCTATAACCCAGGGATTGCTACCGACGAAAATGCCCACCTCGAAAGCAATGGTCAAGTTGGCTTCGATTCTGAGCAAGTTCACGGCAATACCGCGCGTGGTCAGTGGTCGTGGCAAACTCGCAATGATGTTGATCGCCCTGGCTTCAGCGGCAACAACTACTTTGCCGTCTTGCCCAATACTGGCACCCTTTCGGATACCAATTACACCACGCTGGCTCCACAACTGGATTAT
The DNA window shown above is from Chloroflexota bacterium and carries:
- a CDS encoding homoserine O-acetyltransferase — protein: MTDTVTLGDVPTVTQPAWGRSVGFVTPQVQIFTEPFRTASGALIPAPWQLSYETYGKLNADRSNVILLCHALSGDAHAAGRYSVHDSKAGWCEPFIGPGRAFDTDRYFVICSNILGGCGGSTGPSSLHPHTGTHWGSRFPVLTIGDIVAAQVRLLDALGIERLLAVAGGSLGGMQALEWAASWGDRVRGVIALATTARSSAMAMALSAVGRQAIVSDPDWRGGDYYGTAGPANGLATARRIGHISYLSAEALEEKFDRRWQHEASPQWSHQPEFAVESYLDYQGRAFVQRFDANSYLVISRAMDYFDLGQRVGGLSTAFANTQARFFVATWSSDWLYPERDGEIIQQAAQAAGRAVVHYPFHSTKGHDAFLLEDAQLTPPLIDWLASLSA
- a CDS encoding roadblock/LC7 domain-containing protein — its product is MSKTLRDVLNQFRTLENVELAAVAGTDGLLIESSARSGVDVDAICAVASNGLAMAEALGREINKGGSVQTVLEYDQGLILLEPVSSDAMLVVLTSSRELLGKLRYMAQAHRANLDAALAAI
- a CDS encoding ABC transporter permease translates to MHAFWQIVRTELRLMGRDLTNLSFIVFFPAVMALVLGLQMPAGPSQTANALMMLAFGPMIFGIMAFPMSLVNYRERGMLRRLQITPISPLRYLLAQALVGLLLVLLGGLVVLILSVVVLKLPLPANPLGLIASFLVGAIAFSALGALLGSRIRNTRSIQVVSILVFGAMAVVLVSSTTNQSGLLQQIGAWVPARHLVQLIEANWLGLSFNIWPSLAVLALLTVVSLGSATKLFRWE
- a CDS encoding GTPase domain-containing protein → MAIINVGVREIHCKIVYYGPGMCGKTTNLQYIHSQVPREAKGDLLSIATETERTLFFDFLPLDLGKVRGFSTRFHLYTVPGQILYERTRVAVLNGADGVVFVADSQRDKLQEDIKSLQELARNITRQNKKFSEFPIVLQYNKRDMPGALPTPVMDKYLNPLGWQRYEAVATTGVGVFDTLKAISKLVISKL
- a CDS encoding DUF4388 domain-containing protein, translated to MALEGNLRDLSISDLIQLVDLSKKTGATHVQALQGDESVEGYLYFRDGRITGATLGNLEPLEAALTFFTFHEGQFRFYEQAVPPPTITSSNEMIIMEGIDRQDRWAEIEQFVPNTNVVLRLVQNPDTGSRDINLAADEWRVLTMINGKNTVALIAERTGLGWFRSCEIVANLLRNGLIEKKELNLAESLFPQFEEMARGALGNSASVLLSEAYRRVGIEPTANNASNEQVHAAISAFEESIRLLVGRPNATQLADKLRERAVRILGSR
- a CDS encoding roadblock/LC7 domain-containing protein — translated: MDPQLASLIVPPEEVAHIDECLTRLVEDTGGNYALLLDKSGQVIAASGDGNRQDTTALGALIAGSFASSQQIAKLLREKDFRMLLQQGVRENLFIALIDDQWILTIIFNKGTHIGLVKVLTKKATEELASVLERVRKQHKSRDEVLGSNFRTSMEDTIDLLFRD
- a CDS encoding homocysteine synthase encodes the protein MADEVKFNRFETLALHGGQKPDPTTGSRAVPIYQTTSYAFRDTDHAAALFSLAEPGNIYTRIMNPTNDVFEQRLALLEGGIGALALSSGQAAETFAILNVAEAGDNIVSATNLYGGTYNLFHHTLPRWGVQTRFVDASDPENFRAAVDERTKAFYLESIGNPKLQIPDFEKIAQIAHEVGVPLIVDNTAATPFLLRPIEHGADIVVHSATKFIGGHGTTIGGVIVDAGKFDWAASGRFTQYTTPDQSYHGLRFADLGAPAYILKARVQLLRDFGSCLSPFNSFLLLQGLETLHLRLERHVQNAAAVAKFLTEHKNVEWVNYPGLPGHPSYELAQKYLPKGAGALVGFGLKGGLAAGRSFIDKLQLFSHLANIGDSKSLAIHPATTTHQQLTDEERLATGVTADYVRLSVGTEAIDDILADLEQALA
- a CDS encoding ABC transporter ATP-binding protein, translating into MAPVLVVEHLQKHYGNHKAVKDVSFSVEAGEIFGIVGPNGAGKTSSVECIIGLRPATAGTIQLLGRDLKQHGPYIRSKIGVQLQQATLPDRLTVAEALQLFGSFYPQARPWQKVIEEWGLAEQAKTAFANLSGGQKQRLFIALSLIHDPEIVFLDELTTGLDPQARRITWNLIQDVRKRGKTVVLVTHFMEEVERLCDRIAVIDQGTVIALDTPDRMIAAYQHDLRQQPVPSRDLPHPERVTFEDVFLRLIGQPAH
- a CDS encoding thiopeptide-type bacteriocin biosynthesis protein, which gives rise to MPNPSQWHYRQVFLQPPNTPTPTKPDLRQVCDRMLLDWEKTFGEHGSLQPHIDRWFFIRYGEGGYHVRLRYQSPPEQRTTTIDPLLDAELLRFFQEHAATVGLAQTPRAIDELYAAGYLRDLTYEPEYAKYAGTLGMALAEQHFAYSSAICLRVLQASAASGVARSFWVLELVHDLLEQFSPDPYVQALIVRSYLDYWIAQVVGDRAVFIQGLEQHYERQAPVIRQRLGSLRHNQQYPLFADWREHLRSHFADLQLAEAKQQLQSSVTAHFQRYQAELPAILAEYPLTGLLFVPNYLHLVQNRLGLSIMQELQLLYMLYRVQIAELDIAPTSVPLILEPR